A genomic window from Longimicrobium sp. includes:
- a CDS encoding nucleotidyltransferase domain-containing protein, with product MADAMERANAFAAELKKAFGDDLVSVVLYGSAARGEYREGVSDLNVLVLLRGTGAASLRRGSALARRWVAERNPPPMILGEEEWHRSADVFPIEYSDIRDAHLVLAGTDPVQGMEVHTEDLRRQCEREIKGKHIQLREHFMLAAGEPAELGTLLVKSFPTFLVLFRTVLRLAGDPVPRDPEETVRATAARVGFDPAPLLEIWRARSGGAKLSPAADSPVVAGYLDAVERVAVWVDRLTHGA from the coding sequence ATGGCAGATGCGATGGAGCGGGCGAACGCCTTCGCGGCGGAGCTGAAGAAGGCCTTCGGCGACGACCTGGTGTCGGTGGTCCTGTACGGATCGGCGGCGCGCGGGGAGTACCGCGAGGGCGTGTCGGACCTCAACGTGCTGGTGCTGCTGCGCGGCACGGGGGCGGCGTCGCTGCGGCGCGGATCGGCGCTGGCGCGGCGCTGGGTGGCGGAGCGCAACCCGCCCCCCATGATCCTGGGCGAGGAGGAGTGGCACCGCTCGGCGGACGTCTTCCCCATCGAGTACTCGGACATCCGCGACGCGCACCTCGTGCTGGCGGGCACCGACCCGGTGCAGGGGATGGAGGTGCACACGGAGGACCTGCGCCGCCAGTGCGAGCGCGAGATCAAGGGGAAGCACATCCAGCTCCGCGAGCACTTCATGCTGGCGGCCGGGGAGCCGGCGGAGCTGGGCACGCTGCTGGTGAAGTCGTTCCCCACCTTTCTGGTGCTCTTTCGGACGGTGCTGCGCCTGGCCGGCGACCCCGTGCCGCGCGACCCTGAAGAGACGGTGCGGGCGACGGCGGCGCGCGTGGGGTTCGATCCCGCGCCGCTCCTGGAGATCTGGCGGGCGCGTTCCGGCGGCGCCAAGCTGAGCCCCGCGGCCGACTCGCCGGTCGTAGCGGGGTACCTGGACGCGGTGGAGCGCGTCGCCGTGTGGGTGGACCGGCTGACGCACGGCGCGTAG
- a CDS encoding TPM domain-containing protein, with amino-acid sequence MQRTDAPLAGQGTARHLAFVAGAFLLMAANGAGAQPLQIPKPTGYVNDFANIIDAESEAAITRIADEVRLKSGGEIVVVTLPSLQGRTRDEVGLQILREWGIGKRAQGVGDSTANTGTLLLVAVSERQVRIELGYGTNTFITAAEAGRVRDEVILPAFRQGRFGPGIEAGVGAIAQQYAGRFGFQLTGVVPAEQQRPATGTGRRGGGMSSGFVIMLLIFFFLFLRGRGGGGGGGRRRRGYGGPVIIPFPIGGGWGGGGFGGGGGWGGGGFGGFGGGGGGGGGAGGEW; translated from the coding sequence ATGCAACGTACGGATGCCCCCCTGGCGGGGCAAGGAACCGCGCGGCACCTGGCATTCGTCGCCGGCGCGTTCCTGCTGATGGCCGCGAACGGGGCCGGGGCGCAGCCGCTCCAGATCCCGAAGCCCACCGGCTACGTCAACGACTTCGCGAACATCATCGACGCGGAGAGCGAGGCGGCCATCACCCGCATCGCCGACGAGGTGCGCCTCAAGTCCGGCGGCGAGATCGTGGTCGTGACTCTGCCGTCGCTGCAGGGGCGCACGCGCGACGAGGTGGGGCTGCAGATCCTGCGCGAGTGGGGGATCGGCAAGCGCGCGCAGGGGGTGGGCGACTCCACGGCCAATACGGGGACGCTGCTGCTGGTGGCGGTGAGCGAGCGGCAGGTGAGGATCGAGCTGGGCTACGGCACCAACACCTTCATCACCGCCGCGGAGGCGGGGCGCGTTCGCGACGAGGTCATCCTCCCCGCCTTCCGCCAGGGGCGGTTCGGGCCCGGTATCGAGGCCGGGGTGGGGGCGATCGCGCAGCAGTACGCCGGGCGATTCGGCTTCCAGCTCACCGGCGTCGTCCCCGCGGAGCAGCAGCGCCCCGCCACGGGGACGGGGCGGCGGGGCGGCGGGATGAGCTCCGGCTTCGTAATCATGCTGCTGATCTTCTTCTTCCTCTTCCTGCGCGGGCGCGGTGGCGGAGGGGGCGGCGGACGGCGAAGGCGCGGCTACGGCGGGCCCGTCATCATCCCCTTCCCCATCGGCGGCGGGTGGGGCGGAGGGGGCTTCGGCGGGGGCGGCGGATGGGGCGGCGGCGGCTTCGGTGGGTTCGGAGGAGGCGGCGGCGGCGGTGGTGGCGCGGGAGGCGAATGGTGA
- a CDS encoding amidohydrolase family protein produces the protein MNRILLSAAALCFAASGAAAQTVAIVGGDVYMANGTPIRGGTVVIQNGRITAVGANVAIPAGARRIDARGKWVTPGFIESSTTLGITEVGSISESNDAEIRDVTSRRDSDDQVQAAFTVTEGLNPRSMVVPIVRIMGVTTAITRPSGSLISGRGAMIDLAGNRVEDMTVVSPIGMYASLSENARGAVGGPRGALSMRLREVLEDARAYARNRQGFERGETRDFSVSRLDLEALQPVLAGREPLVVEAHRASDIQLALRIAREYNLRLIITGGTEAWMVAEELARARVPVLVKVLNNLPGSFESLGATYENAARLRRAGVQLALTSGETWRAYTLRQEAGNAVAYGLPWAEAFRAVTLYPAQIWGVADRYGSLEAGKVANVVVWDGDPLELLTNVNHVFIRGQEVPLVSRETLLRDRYKSLDETRRTYP, from the coding sequence ATGAACCGCATCCTTCTCAGCGCGGCGGCGCTCTGCTTCGCCGCCTCCGGGGCCGCCGCCCAGACCGTCGCCATCGTGGGCGGCGACGTGTACATGGCGAACGGCACTCCCATCCGTGGCGGCACGGTCGTCATCCAGAACGGGCGCATCACCGCGGTGGGGGCGAACGTCGCCATCCCCGCCGGGGCTCGCCGCATCGATGCTCGCGGGAAGTGGGTGACCCCGGGCTTCATCGAGAGCAGCACCACCCTGGGGATCACAGAGGTGGGCTCCATCAGCGAGAGCAACGACGCGGAGATCCGCGACGTCACCTCCCGGCGCGACTCGGACGACCAGGTGCAGGCCGCGTTCACGGTGACCGAGGGGCTGAACCCGCGCAGCATGGTGGTTCCCATCGTACGGATCATGGGCGTCACCACGGCGATCACCCGGCCGTCCGGGAGCCTGATCTCCGGGCGGGGCGCGATGATCGACCTGGCCGGCAACCGGGTGGAGGACATGACGGTGGTCTCGCCGATCGGGATGTACGCCAGCCTGAGCGAGAACGCCCGGGGCGCGGTGGGCGGGCCGCGCGGCGCGCTCTCCATGCGTCTGCGCGAGGTGCTGGAGGACGCCCGCGCCTACGCCCGCAACCGGCAGGGCTTCGAGCGTGGCGAAACGCGCGACTTTTCGGTGAGCAGGCTGGACCTGGAGGCGCTGCAGCCGGTGCTCGCCGGGCGGGAGCCGCTCGTGGTGGAGGCGCACCGCGCCAGCGACATCCAGCTCGCGCTGCGCATCGCCCGCGAGTACAACCTGCGGCTCATCATCACCGGCGGCACCGAGGCGTGGATGGTGGCGGAGGAGCTGGCGCGGGCGCGGGTGCCGGTTCTGGTCAAGGTGCTCAACAACCTGCCCGGCAGCTTCGAGTCGCTGGGCGCCACGTACGAGAACGCGGCACGGCTGCGCAGGGCGGGGGTGCAGCTGGCCCTCACCAGCGGCGAGACGTGGCGTGCGTACACCCTCCGCCAGGAGGCGGGCAACGCCGTCGCCTACGGCCTCCCCTGGGCCGAGGCGTTCCGCGCCGTCACCCTGTACCCCGCGCAGATCTGGGGCGTGGCGGACCGCTACGGCTCGCTGGAGGCGGGCAAGGTGGCCAACGTGGTGGTGTGGGACGGCGACCCGCTGGAGCTGCTGACCAACGTGAACCACGTCTTCATCCGCGGCCAGGAGGTCCCCCTCGTCAGCCGCGAGACGCTGCTGCGCGACCGGTACAAGTCGCTGGACGAGACGCGGCGGACGTATCCGTGA
- a CDS encoding S8 family serine peptidase, with the protein MKRSLALLPFLTLAACSDGSDVVTSARAPEAPVFSAAGGKSIEGSYMVVLNEGADARSVAAVAGVNPRYVYSAALNGFAGTLNAGQLNALQHNPNVRYIEQDGIATASTTQTGATWGIDRTDQRALPLSTTYSYTNTGVGVTAYIIDTGIDRAHSEFGGRALAGFDAFTDGQNSNDCNGHGTHVAGTVGGTNYGIAKGVTLVAVRVLDCGGSGAWSGVVAGIDWAAANHVAGTPATANMSLGGGASTVVDDAVKRLIADGVATAVAAGNGNLLGMAQNACNYSPARVPEAITIGATTNTDTKASYSNYGSCVDFFAPGSGITSSWIGAGTTETNTISGTSMATPHVAGVAALYLQSNPLSTPQQVRDALFAATTKSVVKSANTTNNHLLFSAY; encoded by the coding sequence ATGAAGCGCAGCCTGGCCCTCCTTCCGTTCCTGACTCTCGCCGCCTGCTCGGACGGCTCCGACGTGGTTACCAGCGCCCGTGCTCCCGAGGCCCCGGTGTTCTCGGCCGCGGGCGGCAAGAGCATCGAAGGATCGTACATGGTGGTACTCAACGAGGGGGCCGACGCCCGCTCGGTGGCGGCGGTGGCCGGGGTCAACCCGCGCTACGTCTACAGCGCGGCGCTCAACGGCTTCGCGGGAACGCTGAACGCGGGGCAGCTCAACGCCCTGCAGCACAACCCGAACGTGCGGTACATCGAGCAGGACGGCATCGCGACCGCCAGCACCACGCAGACGGGCGCCACCTGGGGAATCGACCGCACGGACCAGCGCGCGCTACCGCTCAGCACCACGTACAGCTACACCAACACCGGCGTGGGCGTCACGGCGTACATCATCGACACCGGCATCGACCGGGCGCACTCGGAGTTCGGCGGCCGCGCGCTGGCCGGCTTCGACGCCTTCACCGACGGCCAGAACAGCAACGACTGCAACGGGCACGGCACGCACGTGGCCGGCACGGTGGGCGGCACCAACTACGGGATCGCCAAGGGCGTGACGCTGGTGGCGGTGCGCGTGCTTGACTGCGGCGGCTCCGGCGCGTGGAGCGGCGTGGTGGCGGGGATCGACTGGGCGGCGGCCAACCACGTCGCGGGCACGCCCGCCACGGCGAACATGTCGCTCGGCGGCGGCGCCAGCACGGTGGTGGACGACGCGGTGAAGCGGCTGATCGCCGACGGCGTGGCGACCGCGGTGGCGGCCGGCAACGGCAACCTCCTGGGCATGGCGCAGAACGCCTGCAACTACTCGCCGGCCCGCGTGCCGGAGGCGATCACCATCGGCGCCACCACCAACACGGACACCAAGGCTTCGTACTCCAACTACGGCTCCTGCGTGGACTTCTTTGCGCCGGGCTCGGGGATCACGTCGTCGTGGATCGGCGCCGGAACCACGGAGACGAACACGATCAGCGGCACCTCGATGGCGACTCCGCACGTGGCCGGTGTGGCGGCGCTGTACCTCCAGAGCAACCCGCTCTCCACGCCGCAGCAGGTGCGTGACGCGCTGTTCGCCGCCACCACCAAGAGCGTGGTGAAGAGCGCCAACACCACCAACAACCACCTGCTGTTCTCGGCGTACTGA
- a CDS encoding amidohydrolase translates to MKRALSALVLVTAAGCATGRAAQQPAPQAQTQAARTAQAYPSTYRPFPSTATLLRGGTVMTAAGQVIPNGQVLMVDGRIAAVGATVDAPANATVVDVTGRWVTPGVIDTHSHLGVYASPGVQAHSDGNEATQPNTAEVWAEHSVWPHDPGFTRALEGGVTTMQILPGSANLFGGRSVTLKNVPSRTVQGMKFPGAPYGLKMACGENPKRVYGTRGGPATRMGNMAGYRAAWIRAAEYRRKTDSEAREGTASGTGAAAGRQGSAPGGPAGGTTRDLELETLAGVLRGEILVHNHCYRGDEMAQMIDLAREFGYRIRSFHHGVEAYKVRDLMARDSISGSLWADWGGFKLEALDFTRANVAMVHQAGGIAIVHSDDPTGIQKLNQEAAKAMQAGRAAGIQVSENDALRWITYNAAWALGIHDRVGTLETGKNADVVVWSHNPFSVYARADQVFIDGALIYDRMNRNRQPRTDFEVGLFPAEAVR, encoded by the coding sequence ATGAAACGTGCCCTGTCCGCGCTCGTCCTAGTGACGGCCGCGGGGTGCGCCACCGGGCGGGCGGCCCAGCAGCCCGCCCCGCAAGCGCAAACCCAGGCCGCCCGGACGGCGCAGGCCTACCCCTCCACCTATCGGCCCTTCCCCTCCACCGCCACCCTGCTGCGCGGCGGCACGGTGATGACCGCCGCCGGGCAGGTGATCCCCAATGGCCAGGTGCTGATGGTGGACGGCCGCATCGCCGCGGTGGGCGCCACCGTCGACGCCCCCGCCAACGCGACGGTGGTGGACGTGACGGGGCGCTGGGTAACCCCCGGCGTCATCGACACGCACTCGCACCTGGGCGTCTACGCCTCGCCCGGCGTGCAGGCCCACTCGGACGGCAACGAGGCGACGCAGCCCAACACCGCCGAGGTGTGGGCCGAGCACTCGGTGTGGCCGCACGACCCCGGCTTCACGCGCGCGCTGGAGGGCGGCGTCACCACGATGCAGATCCTTCCCGGCTCGGCCAACCTGTTCGGCGGGCGGAGCGTGACGCTCAAGAACGTGCCGTCGCGCACGGTGCAGGGGATGAAGTTTCCCGGCGCGCCGTACGGGCTGAAGATGGCGTGCGGCGAGAACCCCAAGCGCGTGTACGGCACCCGCGGCGGCCCCGCCACGCGCATGGGGAACATGGCGGGCTACCGCGCCGCCTGGATCCGGGCCGCCGAGTACCGCCGCAAGACGGACTCGGAGGCGCGCGAGGGCACGGCGTCGGGCACCGGCGCCGCGGCGGGGCGGCAGGGCTCGGCTCCCGGCGGCCCCGCGGGCGGCACCACGCGCGACCTGGAGCTGGAGACGCTGGCGGGGGTGCTGCGCGGCGAGATCCTGGTGCACAACCACTGCTACCGGGGCGACGAGATGGCGCAGATGATCGACCTGGCGCGCGAGTTCGGCTACCGCATCCGCTCCTTCCACCACGGCGTGGAGGCGTACAAGGTGCGCGACCTGATGGCGCGCGACAGCATCAGCGGCTCGCTGTGGGCGGACTGGGGCGGCTTCAAGCTGGAGGCGCTGGACTTCACCCGCGCCAACGTCGCCATGGTGCACCAGGCGGGCGGCATCGCCATCGTCCACTCGGACGACCCCACGGGGATTCAGAAGCTGAACCAGGAAGCGGCCAAGGCGATGCAGGCCGGCCGCGCCGCCGGGATCCAGGTGTCGGAGAACGACGCGCTGCGCTGGATCACCTACAACGCCGCGTGGGCGCTCGGCATCCACGACCGGGTGGGCACGCTGGAGACGGGGAAGAACGCCGACGTGGTGGTCTGGAGCCACAACCCGTTCAGCGTCTACGCGCGGGCGGACCAGGTCTTCATCGATGGCGCGCTGATCTACGACCGCATGAACCGGAACCGCCAGCCGCGGACCGACTTCGAGGTGGGTCTCTTTCCGGCGGAGGCCGTACGATGA
- a CDS encoding LemA family protein, with product MRLANIVAVAALGASLSGCGYNRIQQLDETVEQARANVGVELTARNQLIPNLVATVKGASEFERGTFTDVAKARSGQAVAQAEQGLQQSAQKLNQAVQAGDVAAMAAADEQVTRQIGTFINISREAYPQLNATQNFRGLQDQLAESENRIAVARRDYNGAVREYNTYIRQFPQAMTARFSGATRKEPYREPAGSNEAPKVDFGGAPKAP from the coding sequence ATGCGGCTCGCGAACATTGTGGCAGTGGCGGCGCTGGGTGCGTCGCTTTCCGGGTGCGGCTACAACCGCATCCAGCAGCTGGACGAGACGGTCGAGCAGGCCCGCGCCAACGTGGGCGTGGAGCTGACGGCCCGCAACCAGCTCATCCCCAACCTGGTGGCCACCGTCAAGGGCGCCTCCGAGTTCGAGCGCGGCACCTTTACCGATGTGGCCAAGGCCCGCAGCGGCCAGGCGGTCGCGCAGGCGGAGCAGGGCCTCCAGCAGTCGGCCCAGAAGCTGAACCAGGCCGTGCAGGCGGGCGACGTGGCCGCGATGGCGGCGGCGGACGAGCAGGTGACGCGGCAGATCGGCACCTTCATCAACATCTCGCGCGAGGCGTACCCGCAGCTCAACGCCACGCAGAACTTCCGCGGCCTGCAGGACCAGCTCGCCGAGAGCGAGAACCGGATCGCGGTGGCGCGGCGCGACTACAACGGGGCGGTGCGCGAGTACAACACGTACATCCGCCAGTTCCCGCAGGCGATGACGGCCCGCTTCAGCGGCGCCACGCGCAAGGAGCCCTACCGCGAGCCCGCCGGCTCCAACGAGGCCCCCAAGGTCGACTTCGGCGGGGCGCCCAAGGCGCCGTAA
- a CDS encoding M23 family metallopeptidase, whose protein sequence is MPRSRWTLMLVPHDNERVLSWQVTRRTVRTAISGAVALVLLFAIFGVGFFAKQGRTLHNAQLRRENQLLAAEVDQMREQMAELNQSIDQLALKDEQYRTIAGLPELDKDVKKVGIGGPGSSLADAALVHLNPGVGRKLENAEGNLGVLARRARLLQASLDEALGALRSNNERMARTPSIAPASGHLSSLFSSARAHPVLRITRPHKGIDIAARIGEPILAPGKGRVRFSGNRANGYGYMVEIDHGYGYITRFAHASRLHVRTGAMVQRGDVIAEVGATGLTSGPHLHYEVEQNGRQVDPLNFIVADAIPD, encoded by the coding sequence ATGCCTCGATCCCGCTGGACGCTGATGCTCGTTCCTCACGACAACGAGCGCGTTCTCTCCTGGCAGGTCACCCGCCGGACCGTCCGCACCGCCATCTCCGGCGCGGTTGCCCTCGTCCTCCTCTTCGCGATCTTTGGCGTCGGCTTCTTTGCGAAGCAGGGACGCACGCTGCACAACGCCCAGCTTCGCCGCGAGAACCAGCTTCTCGCCGCGGAGGTGGACCAGATGCGCGAGCAGATGGCGGAGCTGAACCAGTCGATCGACCAGCTGGCCCTCAAGGATGAGCAGTACCGCACCATCGCCGGGCTTCCGGAGCTGGACAAGGACGTGAAGAAGGTGGGGATCGGAGGGCCCGGCTCGTCGCTGGCCGACGCGGCGCTGGTGCACCTGAACCCCGGCGTGGGACGGAAGCTGGAGAACGCGGAAGGGAACCTGGGCGTCCTGGCCCGGCGCGCGCGGCTGCTGCAGGCATCGCTGGACGAGGCGCTGGGCGCGCTTCGCAGCAACAACGAGCGGATGGCCCGCACCCCCTCCATCGCCCCCGCCAGCGGCCACCTGTCGTCGCTCTTCTCATCGGCGCGTGCGCACCCGGTGCTCCGCATCACCCGCCCGCACAAGGGGATCGACATCGCCGCCCGTATTGGCGAGCCGATCCTGGCGCCGGGGAAGGGGCGCGTGAGGTTCTCCGGCAACCGCGCCAACGGCTACGGCTACATGGTGGAGATCGACCACGGCTACGGCTACATCACCCGCTTCGCCCACGCATCGCGCCTGCACGTGCGCACCGGCGCGATGGTGCAGCGCGGCGACGTGATCGCCGAGGTGGGCGCCACCGGGCTGACCAGCGGGCCGCACCTTCACTACGAGGTGGAGCAGAACGGGCGCCAGGTGGACCCGCTCAACTTCATCGTCGCGGACGCGATCCCGGACTGA
- a CDS encoding S8 family serine peptidase codes for MKRSLALLPFLALAACSDSSDVVTGATPSDAPVLSAASGGAIEGSYMVILNEGADPRSVAAVAGVNPRYVYSAAVNGFAGTLNTGQLNALQHNPNVRYIEQDGIATASTTQSNATWGLDRIDARSGLSGTFTYNNTGLGVNAYIIDTGIDTGHSEFTGRISPSSFDAFTDGNDDCNGHGTHVAGTVGGSTYGVAKNVTLIRVRVLDCGGSGSWSGVVAGIDWVVSHHAAGTPASSNMSLGGGASTTVDDAVKRMIADGVSSAVAAGNGNMGGREQDACNYSPARVPEAITIGATTKADAKTTWSNYGSCVDFFAPGSGITSAWIGGGNSETNTISGTSMATPHVAGVAALYLQSNPLATPQQVRDALFAATTKGVVTSSKTTNNHLLFTAY; via the coding sequence ATGAAGCGCAGCCTGGCCCTCCTGCCGTTCCTCGCTCTCGCCGCCTGCTCGGACAGCTCCGACGTGGTGACCGGCGCGACTCCGTCCGATGCGCCCGTGTTGTCGGCCGCCTCCGGCGGCGCGATTGAAGGCTCCTACATGGTGATCCTCAACGAGGGCGCCGATCCCCGCTCGGTGGCGGCGGTGGCCGGGGTCAACCCGCGCTACGTGTACAGCGCGGCCGTCAACGGCTTCGCCGGCACGCTGAACACCGGGCAGCTCAACGCCCTGCAGCACAACCCGAACGTCCGCTACATCGAGCAGGACGGCATCGCGACGGCCTCCACCACCCAGTCGAACGCCACCTGGGGCCTGGACCGCATCGACGCGCGCTCGGGGCTGAGCGGCACCTTCACGTACAACAACACCGGCCTCGGCGTCAACGCGTACATCATCGACACCGGGATCGACACCGGGCACAGCGAGTTCACCGGCCGCATCTCGCCCTCCAGCTTCGACGCGTTCACCGACGGCAACGACGACTGCAACGGGCACGGCACGCACGTCGCCGGCACTGTGGGCGGCAGCACGTACGGCGTGGCCAAGAACGTGACGCTGATCCGCGTGCGCGTGCTGGACTGCGGGGGCTCGGGCTCGTGGAGCGGTGTGGTGGCGGGGATCGACTGGGTGGTTTCGCACCACGCGGCGGGGACTCCGGCTTCCTCCAACATGTCGCTGGGCGGCGGTGCCAGCACCACGGTGGACGACGCGGTGAAGCGGATGATCGCGGACGGCGTGTCTTCCGCCGTGGCGGCCGGCAACGGCAACATGGGCGGCCGTGAGCAGGACGCCTGCAACTACTCGCCGGCGCGCGTTCCCGAGGCGATCACCATCGGCGCGACCACCAAGGCGGACGCCAAGACCACCTGGTCGAACTACGGCAGCTGCGTGGACTTCTTCGCGCCGGGCTCGGGAATCACCTCGGCGTGGATCGGCGGCGGCAACTCGGAGACCAACACGATCAGCGGCACGTCGATGGCGACGCCGCACGTGGCCGGCGTGGCGGCGCTCTACCTGCAGAGCAACCCGCTCGCCACCCCGCAGCAGGTGCGTGACGCGCTCTTCGCCGCCACCACCAAGGGCGTGGTGACCAGCTCCAAGACGACGAACAACCACCTGCTGTTCACGGCGTACTGA